One segment of Streptomyces sp. XD-27 DNA contains the following:
- a CDS encoding serine/threonine-protein kinase yields the protein MSEAEQTQDTTGRLLAGRYRLGEVLGRGGMGTVWRAVDETLGRTVAVKELRFPSSVDEDEKRRLITRTLREAKAIARIRSNGAVTVYDVVDEDDRPWIVMELIEGRSLADAVRDDGPLTPHRAAEVGLAVLDVLRAAHREGILHRDVKPSNVLISDDGRVVLTDFGIAQVEGDPSVTSTGMLVGAPSYISPERARGHKPGPPADLWSLGGLLYAAVEGVPPYDKSTAIATLTAVMTEPLDRPKNAGALEEVIYGLLNKDPERRLDDAGARALLKAALAAPEDGAGAPLAAEATRTMTLPSAPPPPAHTPAQPPTGPEPADRVRGALRSVRNAAAAQAPPQQQRQANPPKPAKQPKPAKQPKPPRESKAASATLLGAPPTPPRASITDVVPRRTLVIVAVVVALAVLGTVLAFALSNDDKADSGKKDSPGTSAGAGGTDGDGKKDTGTSAGPGTSGTPQESGQGGTGADGAEQGADDDEGDDAEDKADDAARKGALPDGYRRLTDDRHHFEMALPKGWSGHGIPGYSGGRIYRGDAEFPRIQVDFNDRPKSDAAAAWRAAEPGAKSTMSGYRGLGIAPLDWRKYPTVADWRFEREQRGETVRVLNRGFKVDDDHGYAIMITCERGKWDEEECRTLQKTAFRTFRVVD from the coding sequence ATGTCGGAGGCGGAGCAGACGCAGGACACCACCGGGCGCCTCCTCGCAGGGCGGTACCGGCTCGGAGAGGTCCTCGGCCGGGGCGGCATGGGCACGGTCTGGCGTGCCGTGGACGAGACCCTGGGCCGTACGGTCGCGGTCAAGGAACTGCGGTTCCCGTCCAGCGTCGACGAGGACGAGAAGAGGCGGCTGATCACGCGGACGCTGCGCGAGGCCAAGGCCATCGCCCGGATCCGCAGCAACGGCGCCGTCACGGTCTACGACGTGGTCGACGAGGACGACCGGCCGTGGATCGTCATGGAGCTGATCGAGGGCCGCTCGCTCGCCGACGCCGTGCGCGACGACGGCCCGCTGACCCCGCACCGGGCCGCCGAGGTCGGCCTCGCCGTCCTCGACGTGCTGCGCGCCGCGCACCGCGAGGGCATCCTGCACCGCGACGTGAAGCCGTCCAACGTGCTGATCTCCGACGACGGCCGGGTCGTGCTCACCGACTTCGGCATCGCCCAGGTCGAGGGCGACCCGTCGGTCACCTCCACCGGCATGCTCGTCGGCGCCCCCTCCTACATCTCGCCGGAGCGGGCGCGCGGCCACAAGCCGGGGCCGCCCGCCGACCTGTGGTCGCTCGGCGGACTGCTGTACGCGGCGGTGGAGGGCGTGCCTCCGTACGACAAGAGCACGGCCATCGCCACGCTCACCGCCGTGATGACCGAACCCCTGGACCGGCCGAAGAACGCCGGTGCGCTGGAAGAGGTCATCTACGGGCTGCTCAACAAGGACCCCGAGCGGCGGCTGGACGACGCGGGCGCGCGGGCGCTGCTGAAGGCGGCGCTGGCCGCTCCGGAGGACGGGGCGGGCGCGCCTCTCGCCGCCGAGGCCACGCGGACCATGACGCTGCCGTCCGCGCCGCCCCCGCCCGCGCACACTCCCGCGCAGCCGCCCACCGGACCGGAACCGGCCGATCGGGTGCGCGGCGCCCTGCGGTCGGTCCGCAACGCGGCGGCCGCGCAGGCGCCGCCCCAGCAGCAGCGGCAGGCCAATCCGCCGAAGCCGGCGAAGCAGCCCAAGCCGGCCAAGCAGCCCAAGCCGCCGAGGGAGTCCAAGGCGGCGTCCGCCACCCTGCTGGGCGCCCCGCCCACGCCGCCGCGCGCCTCGATCACGGACGTGGTGCCGCGCCGCACGCTGGTCATCGTCGCGGTCGTGGTGGCGCTCGCCGTCCTCGGCACGGTGCTGGCGTTCGCGCTGAGCAACGACGACAAGGCAGACAGCGGCAAGAAGGATTCCCCGGGCACCTCGGCCGGGGCCGGCGGCACCGACGGGGACGGCAAGAAGGACACCGGTACGTCGGCTGGGCCGGGCACGTCGGGTACACCACAGGAATCGGGCCAGGGCGGCACGGGAGCGGACGGCGCCGAGCAGGGCGCGGACGACGACGAGGGCGACGACGCAGAGGACAAGGCGGACGACGCGGCCCGCAAGGGCGCGCTGCCGGACGGCTACCGGCGGCTCACCGACGACCGGCACCACTTCGAGATGGCGCTGCCCAAGGGCTGGTCCGGGCACGGGATACCGGGCTACAGCGGGGGCCGTATCTACCGCGGCGACGCCGAGTTCCCCCGGATACAGGTCGACTTCAACGACAGGCCGAAGTCGGACGCGGCCGCCGCCTGGCGCGCCGCCGAGCCGGGCGCCAAGAGCACCATGTCCGGGTACCGGGGCCTGGGGATCGCCCCGCTCGACTGGCGGAAGTACCCCACCGTCGCCGACTGGCGGTTCGAGCGCGAGCAGCGCGGCGAGACGGTACGGGTGCTCAACCGCGGCTTCAAGGTGGACGACGACCACGGCTACGCCATCATGATCACCTGCGAACGGGGCAAGTGGGACGAGGAGGAGTGCCGGACCCTCCAGAAGACGGCGTTCCGTACGTTCCGGGTGGTGGACTAG
- a CDS encoding serine hydrolase, whose protein sequence is MTTALATALTAAMAAGALAGCGAGAGPSGSSTRTLPHGKRAPEPGGADLSGPLRRLLTASRAPGGAVLVRADGRTRYTAAGTSDVHTGRGVRRADRFRGGSLTKTFVATVVLQLAAEDRLGLDDRVTRHLPGVLGGGGGTEGAGGHGLGRSITIRQLLNHTSGLFDYTRDRALARELFGEGFARHRFETRTPEELVRTALAHRPAFDPPGTGWRYSNTDYLVLGMVIEKVTGHDYADEVRRRIIKPLRLKGTSFPGTRSTLPAPHGRAYTTAAGSAPRDVTDLNPSAAGAAGEVVSTLDDLSRFYGALLGGEVLGARQLRLMLDTTGTYDQYGMGLFPIPLACGILWGHNGVINGSSALVASSRTGGHVLAYHLNTDAAAGRDAERALLRAEFCGQPRSTGP, encoded by the coding sequence GTGACGACAGCTCTGGCGACGGCCTTGACGGCGGCAATGGCCGCCGGGGCACTGGCCGGGTGCGGCGCCGGAGCCGGGCCTTCCGGCTCCAGTACACGGACGCTGCCGCACGGGAAGCGCGCCCCGGAGCCCGGCGGCGCGGACCTGTCCGGGCCGCTGCGGCGGCTGCTGACGGCGAGCCGGGCTCCGGGCGGCGCGGTGCTGGTACGGGCCGACGGCCGCACCCGTTACACGGCGGCCGGCACGTCGGACGTCCACACCGGGCGCGGCGTCCGGCGCGCGGACCGCTTCCGCGGCGGCAGCCTGACCAAGACGTTCGTGGCGACGGTCGTCCTCCAGCTCGCGGCGGAGGACCGGCTGGGACTGGACGACCGGGTGACACGCCATCTGCCGGGCGTGCTGGGCGGCGGTGGAGGCACGGAGGGCGCGGGCGGGCACGGGCTCGGGCGAAGCATCACGATTCGTCAGCTTCTCAACCACACCAGCGGGCTCTTCGACTACACCCGGGACCGAGCGCTGGCCCGAGAGCTGTTCGGGGAGGGCTTCGCCCGGCACCGGTTCGAGACCCGTACGCCGGAGGAACTGGTGCGGACCGCGCTCGCGCACCGGCCGGCCTTCGACCCGCCCGGCACCGGCTGGCGCTACTCCAACACCGACTACCTGGTGCTGGGCATGGTGATCGAGAAGGTCACCGGGCACGACTACGCGGACGAGGTCCGGCGCCGGATCATCAAGCCCCTCCGCTTGAAGGGCACATCCTTTCCCGGCACCCGCAGCACCCTGCCCGCACCGCACGGCCGCGCGTACACCACGGCCGCCGGCAGCGCGCCGCGCGACGTCACCGACCTGAACCCCTCCGCGGCGGGGGCGGCCGGCGAGGTGGTCTCCACGCTGGACGACCTGAGCCGGTTCTACGGCGCGCTGCTGGGCGGCGAGGTCCTCGGCGCGCGGCAGCTGAGACTGATGCTGGACACCACCGGCACATACGACCAGTACGGCATGGGGCTGTTCCCGATCCCCCTGGCCTGCGGAATCCTGTGGGGCCACAACGGCGTCATCAACGGCTCGTCCGCGCTCGTGGCGAGCAGCCGCACCGGCGGGCACGTGCTGGCCTACCACCTCAACACCGACGCGGCCGCGGGCCGCGATGCGGAAAGGGCACTCCTGCGCGCCGAGTTCTGCGGTCAGCCGAGGTCGACCGGCCCGTAG